A region of the Nocardia nova SH22a genome:
GGCGTTCGAAGGGGTGCATCATCTTGCGTTCGGGATCTCGCCTCATGATTTCGATCCGGCCTATCGGTGGCTGGGGCAACGGACGCCACTGGTTTCGCTGGAGGGGGTGGATTTCTTCGACGGGCCCGCGGGCTGGGATTCACGGTCGGTGTACTTCCGTGGGCCGGACGGGATTCTGCTGGAACTGATTGCGCGACAAGCTGATCGGGCGGAGCCTGCCACTGATGGTGAGGCGCCGCGGCTGCTGTCGATCAGTGAGGTGGGCATCGCCGTGCCGGATGTGGGGGCGGCGGTGCGCGATCTGGCCGCATCGTTCGGGCTGCCGGCCTTCACGCCGCAGCTGCCGGGATTCACGCCGGTCGGCGGGCACGACGGGCTGCTCATCCTGGTGGATGCGGATCGGACCTGGTTTCCGACCGAGCGGGATATGCCTGCTGGCGGGCCGGTGACCGTCGACATCGACGCCGCGGTGCCTGGAGGTCCGGTGGAACTCAGGGCCGGGGCCGTCGTGCAGGCCCGGTAGGTGGCGGAGCTCGGCCGTGCGCGGCCGCAGCCGGACGCGGGCGGGCGCGAGCGAGACGCCTTCGCTGTCACGGATGACGAATCCGAGACCGCCGTCGACGGTGGTTCCGGTCTCGATGCACTCGGCACAGCGCAGGACGACTTCCCGGTAGTTCGCCCGGCCGCGAGCGGATGGTGGTAGATTCGGTGTCGGCTCGCCGCGTCCACTTCTGATGTGGGACAGCACGGTTCAGCGGCCGAAATCCAGGATTCAACTATCGCGGGATCCGCGATGGCACGGTGGCCGTTTTCTCCGGCGAGCCGATTCCGAACCCCAGAACATCAGCCGATCCGGCGTGTGCGGGGTCGGCTGTGGAAGGACGACCGATGAGTATTCCGATCACGACCGGCACCGAACGGGAACTGCTCGAGTCCATGCTCGATGTGGTGCGGGCCGACCTCGCCGACACGGTGCGGGGACTGTCCGAGACCGATGCCAGGCGGCGGCTCGTGCCGTCGCTGACGACGCCGATAGCGCTGGTCAAACACGCCTCGTTCGTGGAGCGGATGTGGTTTCAGCGCACGCTCGGGCGGCTCGCCGACGCCGACTGCGACGGCCCGCTGTGGGAGCACGGCGGGTTCCGGGTGGGCGACGAGGAGACCGTGGCTGGTGTGATCGCGGAGTTCGAGCGTGCGAGCGCCCGGTCGCGGTCCGTCGCCGCCGGGATCTCGCTGGACGAACTCCGCGAACACCCACGGATGGGAGTCGTCAGCCTGCGCTGGATCTATATCGCGATGATCGGTGAGTTCACCCGGCACACCGGGCACGGTGACATCCTGCGTGAGCAGATCACGGCGGGCTGACCGTCGAACCGTATGCGGCGCAGCAATCGCAGATGATTGCTGCGCCGCTCGGGCGGAGCCGGACCGGGGCGCCGGCGCGACGCACGCCGAGTGAGGCGCCGGCGTGACCGGGTGGTCCGGCGGGTGCCGCTGGGCTTCGCGCGGTGACGCTCTCATCGGTACAGGTCTGGAGGGCCGTGTTCCCGATCGCGGCGCGAAGGCCATGGGCGCGGTGAATGACGGGGAAGTGATTGCGTCGGCTGCCCCGTTCCCCTTCCCCTTTTCAGTTTATACCGGATTCCGGGTCCTCATGAGGCCGCGAATTATGGTCCATAATCGCCCACTACATCCGGAAACCACAGGTGAGGAGCCGTGTAGTGGGTTGTGTGCTGGGGTTCGGAAAGATCGATCGGGCGCAGATCGCGGTCGTCGGCGGGAAGGGGGCGAACCTGGGGGAGCTGTCGCGGGTCGAGGGGGTGGCGGTGCCGGACGGGTTCTGTGTGACGACGGAGGCGTTCGCGCGGGTCGTGGAGGCGATACCCGGGATCGCGGAGCATCTGGACGGGCTGGCGCGGCTCGAACCGGAGGATCGGGAGTCGATTCGGCTGCGCAGTGCCGAGATTCGCCGGGTGATCGAGGAGTGTGAGATGCCCGGCGAGCTGGCGGCGGAGATCACCGAGGCGCTGGCGGGGCTGGGGGAGAACGTGCCCTGTGCCGTCCGGTCGAGCGCGACGGCCGAGGATCTGCCGACCGCGTCGTTCGCCGGTCAGCAGGACTCCTATCTGAACATCGTGGGCCCGGCCGAGGTGCTGCGGCACGTCGGCAGATGCTGGGCCTCGCTGTTCACCGAGCGGGCCGTCACCTACCGGCTGCGCAACGGCTTCGACCACCGGAAGGTGCGGATGGCGGTCGTCGTGCAGCGGATGGTGTTCCCGCGGGCGTCGGGCATCCTGGTCACCGCCGATCCGCTCACCTCGAACCGCAAGCTCGCGTCCGTGGACGCCGGGTTCGGGCTCGGTGAGGCGCTGGTGTCCGGACTGGTGAACGCCGATGTGTACACGGTGCGCGACGACGCGGTCGTCGACCGGGCGATCGCCACCAAGGAGCGTGCGATCGTGGCCGCACCGGCGGGTGGAACCCGCATCGTGGAGATCGAACCGCAGCGGCGCGACGAGCCGGTGCTGACCGATGCGGAGGTGGTGCGGCTGGTGCGCCTGGGCCGCCGGATCGAAGCGCATTTCGGAACCCCGCAGGACATCGAATGGTGTTGGGACGACGGTGATTTCCGCATCGTGCAGAGCCGCCCGATCACCACCCTGTTCCCGATTCCCGAGGCCGCGGACGACAACCTGCACATCTACATCTCCGTGGGCCATCAGCAGATGATGACCGACGCCATGAAACCGCTGGGACTGTCGTTCTGGAAGACGATCAGCCCGGGACATATGCGCGACGGGGGCGGGCGCCTGTTCGTCGACGCCACACCGAGGTTGGCCGTGCCGGAGATGCGCGACACCATCGTCGACGGCTTCGTCCGATCCGATCCGCTCACCGGATACGCGCTGCGCAGTGTGCTCGAACGCCCGGATCTGGTGCTGCCGCCCGCCGACCAGCTGCCGCCTCCCCGGCGGTTCGGCACCGGCGAGGTCCCGCCGCCGATCCCGGCCGATCCGGCCGTCGTCGCCGAGCTGATCGCCGGGAACGAGGCGTCCGTCGACACCATGAAACGAGAGATCAGGGAACTGTCCGGACCGGCACTGCTCGATTTCATCGCCGAGGATATCCACGAACTGCACCGGGTCCAGTTCAATCCGCGCAGCCTGCAGGTGATCAACGAGGGGATGGACGCCGCCTGGTGGCTCAACGACCAGCTCGAGGCCTGGCTCGGGGAGAAGAACGCGGCCGATGTGCTCACCCAGTCGGTGCCGAACAATGTGACCTCGGAGATGGGATTGGCGCTGCTGGATGTCGCCGACGCGATCCGGCCGCATCCGGACGCGGTGGCCTTCCTGCGGCAGGTCGACGACGAGGGCTTCGACGACGCCCGTTTCCTGGACGAGCTGGGAAAGCGCACCGGCGGCGCCCAGGCGCGCGCGGCGATCGAGGACTATCTCGACCGGTACGGTATGCGCTGCACCGGCGAGATCGACATCACCAGGCCGCGCTGGAGTGAGAGCCCCACGACGCTGGTGCCCGCGATCCTGGGAAATATCAGGAACTTCGAACCGGGCGCCGCCGCTCGCCTCTTCGAGGAAGGGCGGCGGCAGGCGGAGCGCACGCGCGACGAACTGCTGGCGCGGTTGCGGGAACTGCCGGACGGGGAACAGAAGGCCGAGGAGACCGCGCGCAAGATCGACCGGGTGCGCACCTTCGCGGGCTATCGGGAGTATCCGAAGTATGCGATGGTCACCCGCTACCTGCACTACAAGCGGGCCCTGCTGGCGGAGGCCGAGCGGCTGGTGGCCGGTGGCGTGCTGGGCCGGGCGCACGATATCTTCTATCTGACTCTCGAGGAACTGGGCGAGGTCGTGCGCTCCCACCGGGTGTCGCAGTCGCTGATCGAGGAACGCCGTGCCGCGTTCCGTTCGTATCGGGCGCTCACGGCGCCGCGCGTGCTCACCTCGGATGGTGAGACGTTCGTGGGAAGTTATGGGCGCGAGGACATTCCGGCCGGGGCACTGGCCGGGATGGGTGTGTCCCCGGGCGCGGTCGAGGGCCGGGCCCGGGTGGTCACCGATCTCGCGCGGGCCGATCTGGAACCCGGCGACATCCTGGTCACCGCCTACACCGATCCGAGCTGGACGCCGCTGTTCGTCGCGATCACCGGCCTGGTGACCGAGGTCGGCGGGCTCATGACCCACGGCGCGGTGATCGCCCGCGAATACGGTCTACCGGCCGTGGTGGGAGTGCAGAACGCGACCCGGCTGATTCGCGACGGTCAGCGGATCCGCGTGCACGGGCAGGACGGATACGTCGAGATCCTGTCCGACTGATGGGCACGCCGTGATCCGCGCTGACGGGCACGCCGCGATCCGCGCTGATGGGCACGCCGTGATCCGCGCTGACGGGCACGCCGCGATCCGCGCTGACGGGCACGCCGCGATCTGCGCGGATTCGGAGTGACAAGTCCGAATCTGCCTCTTGCGCGTGCTCGAGGCGCCTCTAAGATGGAAACCTTATATAGACCTTTTGAGAATGAGGTTTCCATGGCATCCGCCAGCTATCGGGTCGTGCAGTGGACGACCGGCAATGTCGGCAAGAGCTCCGCGCGGGCGCTGCTGGCCCATCCGGCGCTGGAACTGGCGGGGTGCTTCGCGTGGTCGCCGGACAAGGCGGGCCGCGATGTCGGTGAACTGTGCGGCGGCCCGCCCGCGGGCGTGACGGCGACTGCGGACGCGGCGGCACTGCTCGCGTCGAAACCGGACTGTGTGGTCTACAACCCGATGTGGATCGACGTCGACGAGCTGGTGGCCATATTGGAATCCGGCGCCAATGTGGTCACCACCGCGTCGTTCATCACCGGCCACAATCTGGACGCGGGACGCGATCGGATCGAGCGGGCCTGCTTGCGCGGGAATTCGACGCTCTTCGGCTCGGGGGTCAGTCCCGGCTTCGCGCAACTGCTCGCGATCGTGGCGGCCGGCGCGTGCGACCGGATCGACAAGGTGACCATCGCCGAATCCGCCGACACCACCTTCTACGATTCGCCCGATACCGAGCGTCCGGTCGGATTCGGGATGCGCATCGACGATCCCGAGCTGCCCGGAATGGCCGCGAAGGGCACCGCGATCTTCGCCGAGGCCGTGCGGTTGCTGGCCGATTCGCTGGGGACCGAACTCGACGAGATCGTCTGCGAGGCCGAATACGCCCGGACCACAACGGAACTCGACCTCGGCTCGTGGACCATCGGCGAGGACTGCGTGGCCGGGGTGTACGTGAGCTGGCAGGGGCGCGTCGGCGGGAACACCGTCATCGATGTGAACGTGCGCTGGCGCAAGGGGCAGAGCCTCGAACCGGACTGGAAACTCGACGGCGACGGCTGGAAGATCACCATCGACGGCCGCCCGACGGTGAACATGACCGTCGGCTTCCTCCCGCCGCCGGATTTCGGCGCCGAGACCATCGCGGACTTCATGGTGCTCGGCCACATCATGACCGCCATGCCGCCGATCCACGCCATCCCCGCCGTGGTGGCGGCGGCGCCGGGGATCGCGACCTACAACGATCTGCCGCTGATCGTCCCGCGCGGGATCCTGCGCGATGCGTAGGCGAACAGGTAGGCGGATACGTAGTTTCCCGGTCGCCGATCGCCGGGTGATGGGCCACACTGTCTGCGACGAGTCCGGCACTATGGCACGAGGTCGATGATGGATCGAACGTATTCCGGCGCGGTCCGGGACGCGCGTTCGGCGACGACGGAGTCACCGAACGCCGCACCGGTACCTCCGGCCTGCGACGACGTGCATCTGCGGATCTGGCTCGGCGGGCGGGCGTTCGACTACCGGGCGGCCGCGGCCGCGGTCCACAATCTGATCCGCGATTGGCAGCGCAGGCGGTGGTGCGCGATCGAAATCGTGGAGAACACCGTCGCGGACATGCTGCCCGAGAACCGGCTGCCCAACGAACGGCTCTACATCGGCCGGTGAACCGGGCTACCCGGTCGTCACCGAGATCGTCGCCTGATCGACCTGCACGTTGCTCTCGCTCGGGTTCCCGGAGGAATCGACGGTGATCCGCGCCTTGTCGACGCCCTCGTTCTCGAGTGCCGTGACGATCGTCGTGCCCCGGGCCTCGGCGAGCGAATCCGCCGCCGAGGTGTCCGGACCGGCGGCATAGGTCTCGATCTTGATCTTGGTGTCGTTGCCGTGCAGCGGAATCGCCACCGCCTTGATCGTGGCGACATCGACCGGGCTGAGATCGGCGCTGCCCTGTTCGAAGGTGATCGGCGTAGCGGCCAGCACGCTGTTGATCGCGTTCTGGACCGCCTGCTCCGCCGAGTTCAATGCCGAGCCGACTACCGAGGACGCGGTCGTGGCGATACTGCTGCGCAGCTCGGAGTGCTCACCGGCCTGGGTCGTGGTCGTCGCCGCGGACGAGCCGTTGTCGTCGGAGGAACATCCGGCGATCGGCACGAGTGCCGCCGCACCGGCCGCGAGTACCGCTACCACCTGCACGCGTTTCATGCTTTCTCCTGTCGTCGAGCGGATCCCGGAAGGGATGTGTGGATGACCTCAACTGCTCGCCGCCGGATGTTCGGCGGACGGTGGATCGGCCGCGGCCGAATCTGTTCCGGCCGCCACCGCGGGACGCGCGATCACCTCGACGGCCAGTAGCAGCACCCCGGCGACCAGGACGATCCCGACGACGACCAGTCCGGTGGGATAGGACCACAGCACCAGGGCCAGCACCGCACCGGCGAGGATCGCCAGGCGCAGCGGAACCCGATACCGCGCGGCGAACACCTCGGCGGCGCGGGGAGCGGCGGTGCGGCGTCCGCGCACGGACGTCAGCAGCCGGGTCCATCCCGACCGCACCGCGCGGGCCGAACGCGACGACCCGGCCAGATATCCGGCCGCCGCCACGACCAGGCCCACCACCGCCACCGCGCGCAGCGACACCCGCATCGGATGGATCACGGTGTCGAACAACGCGGCCGCGGCAGGCGACGACAGTGTGTCGGCCGGAACGGAATCCAGATAGATCCCGCGGCCGATCAGCAGGCCGACGGCCAGCAGCACCATCGCCACCGCCCCGGCGACACCGACCAGTGCGAAGGCCCGCAGTCGCCGTCCGCCGGGTGCGAGCCAGACGGCCCCGGCCGCGGTGGCCAGCGCGATCCACGGCAGCACGTTCGCGACGCGGTCGAGGGTGTGCAACCACGCCCGATACTTCGGCAGTTCGGTCGCATGGAAGAGTTCGAACCGCGCGTCGATGTCGGGGATGCGGTCGGCGGCGGTGAATCCGCGGGCGTCGAGCCGGTCCTTCAGGGTCGCGAGTACCGGTTGCAGCGAGATGCTGATGGTGCCGTCGTCGGAGATCTCGACTCCCGGCCTGGTCGTGCCGTCGACCACCCGCACCAGCGCCTGATGGGCACGCCGGTTGGCGGCGTTCCACACCTCGGCGAACTCGTCGCTGCTCACCACCTCCGTCGCGGCCCGGTGGATGTAGTCGCGAGCCTGGTCGGCCGCCAGGGCGGGCAGGCTGTTCAGGGCGGCGGCGACGCGCGGGCGATCCGACAGCCCGGTATCCGCGGTGAGCGCGGTGACGGCGTCGGCGGTCAGCGCCTCGATGTCGATCCGGTCGACGACGGCGTCGGTGATCTTGTCGGCCAGCTCGCTGCGAATCGCCGGGTCGGCGGCCAGCGGGGCGACGGTCGTGACATAGCGGTCGGTGTCGAAGATCTGTGAACGGGCGAAGCGGGCCGCCACCGATCCGAGGATCAGGACGCCGGTGAGCACGAGCAGGACCGCGACCCCGGTCCACCGCAGCGCGTGGCCGCGCGGGCGATTCGATTCGGCTGCGACCTGGGCCCGCAGGCGTTCGAGTTCCGCGCGGTCGTCATTCGACAGCGCGTCGCCGGGCACTCGCGGACGGGCGTCGTCAGCGTCGCTGGACATCGCTTCTCATCAGGTTCGGGTCCCTCCGGTGGCGCGACCGGCCATGAAGTCTGCTGGAACCTTGAAGTTTGCTGGAACATTGCAAGGGTATTCCTCGCGCCCGTCTCACGGGCGCACAATGAAAGGCGCGCCCGAGTTTCGGCGGCCCGCCCGGTGCGGTGGCCGGATCGTCGCGGTGCGATCCACTTCTCCCGAGGAGCGTCGATGGCCCCCTATTCTCCGATCGCCGACCACGGAATAGTCGGTGATACGCGGACCCCGGCACCGGTGTCGGCGAGCGAGACGGTGGGCTGGAGGCGTGCGTCGCGCCTCGATTCGCCGAGTGTTTTCGGTGCCCTGCTCGATCACGGGCGGGGTGGACGCTGTCGTGTCGCGGTGCATTTGCCGGAAGGGCGGCAGGTGCGCTACGCCTTCGACGAGATGCTCACCTTCGCCGACCCTGCCGGGCTGTTCGCCGAGGAGATCGGGCGCTCGGGGGAGCGACCGGGCAACTTCCCGCGGGCATTCACCCATCCGGCGCCGGCACTCGACCGCCTCGGTGACGGGACCGGGTGAGCGATGGGCAGGCCGACCGCTCCGGCACGCCCGCGCGGTGTGCTGGTGCCGTTGGCGCTGGCCCAGTTCATCTGCGGTTTCGCGGGCACCGATCTGGCGGTGATGATCACCGACGTCAGCGACGACTTGGGTACCGGGGCCGCCGGGGTGCGGCTGGTGACCACCCTGTACCTGCTGATCATGGCGGCGTTGATGATTCCCGGCGGCAAGCTCGTCGATCGCTACGGCCGCAAACGCTGTTTCACCGCGGGACTGTCGGTCTACGGCGTCGGCGCCGTGCTCAGCGCCCTCGCCCCCGGCCTGGGCGTGCTGGTACTGGGGAACTCGGTGCTGCAGGGCGTGGGCGCGGCGCTGCTGATCCCGCCGGTCTACCTCCTGACCACCGTGCTGGTGACCGGTACCGCCTCGCGCGCACGGGCATTCGGCGTGGTGATGGCGATGGCGGGGATCGGCGCGGCGGCCGGGCCGATCCTCGGCGGACTGATCGCCGCCGGGCTCGGCTGGCGGGCCGCCTTCGCCTTCCAGGCGCTCGTGGTGGCCGCCATCGGGATCTTCACTCGCCGGATGCGCGATCCGGTCCCGCCCGATCCGTCGCGCCGCCCGGACCTCCTCGGCGCAGTCCTGTCGACGACCGGCCTGGTACTGCTGGTGCTCGGAATCCTGGCCGCCGACACCGACTTACGCTGGAGCGCGGTGCTGATCGTGCTCGCGATATCGGCACTGGCGGCATTCTTGGCGCACGAGCGCGCCGCCGAACTGGCGGGTGGCGAGCCGCTGGTTTCGACGAGCCTGTTCCGCGGCAAGGTGTCGAATATCGGCCTGGCGACCCAATCGCTGCAGTGGCTGATCCTGACGGGCACGTTGTTCGTGGTGCCGGCCTATCTGCGGGTGACGCGGGGGTACGCGCCGATCGATATCGCGGCGATCTTCACCGCCGCCCTCGCGGGCCTGCTGATCTCGTCGCTGGCGGCGGCGCGGCTGGTCCGGCGCTTCGATCGGCGCGGCCTGATCATGGCGGGATTCGGTGTGGTGACGGCCGGGACCGTGGTGCTGATCGTGCTGGCCGGGAGCACGCTGACCGCATGGGCGTTCGCGTCGGGATTGGCGCTGATCGGCCTGGGGCTCGGTGCGATGCTGACGCCGTCGGTCGATGTCGTGCGGTCGGCGTTCGGCGAACCGCGGCAGGGTGAGATCTCCGGGCTGTCGCGGTGTGTGGCGACTTTCGGATCATCCCTGGGCGTCGCCGTCGCCGGTACCATCTTCGTCGCCGGACTCACCGGCCACACCTTCGCTTTCGCCATGCTCGTGCTCGCCCTGGCCGGTGCCCTCGGGCTGTTCGCCGCGGCCGAGCTGCCACCGGGAAAGCCGCTCGCGCGCCCGTAGTCCGCCACGAACAGAACCGGGAGATCCATGGACACCACCGGCCAGGCACTGCTCCACGGTCCGCTGTTCTCCCGCCGCACGCCGCTGGACCGCGACAACGCCGCCCGCCGGATCAGCGCCTACGTCTACGGCAACATCCTGATTCTCGCCGCGCTCATCCCGGTGACCACGACCGAGGAACACGTCGGAATTCTCGTAGTGGTGGGTACCGCGCTGTCGACCTTCGTCGCGCACGTCTTCGCCGAAGGGGTGGGTCAGGCCGTGCGGGAGAGCAGGACGCTGACCTCGGCGCAGCGCTGGTCGGATCTGCGTGATTCGGTGCCGATCCTGAGTTCGGCCGTGCTGCCCGCGCTGATTCTGGCGATCGCCGCGATCGGCTGGCTCGAACCCCGCACGGCCCAGATCGCCGCCGAGGTGGCGATGCTGGTGCGCATCGGCGGGATCGTCTTCGTGATCGAGCGCTTGAAGGGCGCCCGCCCGAGCCGCTCGACACTGCTGGCGGCGCTGTTGCTCACCGTGGTCGCGACCGCGGTCGTCGTGATGAAGGTGCTGCTCACCCACTGACCGGACCGGGCGCCGATCGCACCCGGTCCGATCCGGTGTCAGACGCGTTTGGGATCCCAGGTGGCGATCGCCCAGATCACCACGATGTCGAGCGCGATGATCAGGATCGACCACCACGGGTAGTAGGGCAGCCACAGGAAATTGGCGAGGATGGACAGGCTCAGCAGCGTGATCGCCAGGATCCGTCCCCAGACCGCGCCGGTGAACAGCCCGACGGCGGCGAGCACCACGAGGATGCCGAGGATGAGGTGGACCCATCCCCATCCGGAGGTGTTCCACTGATACGTGTAATTCGGTCCGGCGATGTAGATGTCGTCCTTGGCGATGGCCGAGATGCCCTGGAAGATCGAGACGATCCCGGCGACGACCAGCAGCGCGGCGGCCGCGAGCGACGTGCCCGCCGCGACCTTCTGCTCGGTGCCGGTTCGGTGATCGAATGTGTTGTGTTCCGTAGCCGTCACGACGGCTCACCCCTCTTCGTGGACGTCGCCGACGAAGGCTCGACGGCGCGTACCGACATGAGTCGGAGGATGGGTTTCGAGGGCGGCCCCTGCGCTGCCTCCTGACCAGCCGCCGCCGGTGCGGACAATTGTGTCCCGGAGATTCGGTGAACCATCCGGGCACAATCGGTTCGTAGCCGGTCTCCCGGCAGATCTGCACAGCGGCGGCTGATCCCGAAGTGTGATCGAATCTGCCCCGGATATTTGCCGAACGCGACCTTCCGAGCTGGTCAGCGGTCTTTGCCCGGCGTCGGGTGCGGCTGTCGGCACCGCGAGCCGGAGAAACGAGTCCGCCCCGCGGTCCGGAGCGCGAGGGCGCCGGGCCGCGGGGCGGACGAGGAAAGCCGGGATCAGGAGATGGCGTTGATCGCGGTGGTCAGCTTGGACTTGAACGAGTCGGGGATCGGGATGTAGCCCGCGCTGTCCAGACCGGTCTGGCCGTTGTCGGTGGCCGAGGTCAGGAACGCCTTGACCGCGGTGGCGGTGGCGGCGTCGGAGTACTTCGAGCAGACGACCTCGTAGGTGGCCAGCATGATCGGGTACGCGCCCGGATCGGTCGGGTTGTAGAAGGAGCTGGTGTCGAGCACCAGGTCGTTGCCCTCACCCTTGACCTTCACACCGGCCACGGCCTTCTGCGCCGAGTCGGTGGTCAGCTCGACCGGCTTGCCACCGGCGGCGTCGGTGATGATGCCCGCCATGTGCAGGTTCTGGGCCTTGGCGAACGACCATTCGTTGTAGGTCACCGAACCGGGAGTGCGGCCGATCGCGGCCGAGGTGCCCTCATTGCCCTTGGCGCCCTCACCGACGCCACCGACGAAGGCCTTACCGGCGCCCTTGCCCCACTCACCCTTCGACGCGGCGTCGAGGTAGTGCTGGAAGTTGTCGCTGGTGCCGGACTCGTCGCTGCGGAAGACGACGTGGATCGGCAGATCGGGCAGGGTGACGCCCGAGTTCTCGGCGGCGATGGCCGGATCGTTCCACTTGGCGATCTTGCCGTTGAAGATCTTGGCCGCGGTGGGGCCGTCGAGGGCCAGCTTGTCGACGCCCGGCACGTTGAAGGTGATGGCGATGGGACCGTAGACGGTCGGCAGGTTCCACGCGGGCGAACCGCAGCGGGCCTGTGCCTTGTCGTACTCGCCCTTGTCCTTGCTCAGCGGGGAGTCCGAACCGGCGAAATCGGTCTGGCCGCCGAAGAAGTCGTTCAGACCGGCGCCGGAGCCGCTCGAGGTGTAGTCGAGGTTGTTGTCCGGGCAGTTCGTCTGATACGCGTTGACGAACCGGTCCATCGCGTTCTTCTGCGCGGACGAACCGCTCGCCTTCAGTGCCTTCTTGCCGCCGCAATCGACGTTGACCTTGCTGACCGCGGCGCCGCCGTCGGCCGTGGTGGTGTTGTCGTCGCTACCGCACGCGCTCAGTGTCAGAACGCTCGCCGCGGCGAGAACGCCGATGATCGCGCTGCCCTTCTTGAAATTCACAGATCCTCCGGACTTGCTCCAGGCCGGGCATTCCACCCGGCGCTCACGGAGAAGCTAGGGGCGCTCGGTGCACACCGTCTCTTTCATAACGGAACGTTCGGTGAACATTCGGCACACGCACCGCGCACGGCCTCGATTCCGCAGGTCACGGTTCACCCGACTCGGGTGAGGTCCGCGGCGGTCACGGCTGGAAACGTGGTCACGCAACACATCCGCCGTCGACGGGCCGAAGGAGTGCGCAATGACCGGTGTCAGCGAGGTTTCGGGGACGATCGAATCGCAGAACCAGGGCGCGGTGCGGTCGCTCCCGTTCGGCGACGAGCAGGATTTCGAGGACGCCCGGCGCGGCTTCGTCGCCGCGCTCGAACCGGGGGTGGTGAAGAACGCCGCGGGGGATGTGGTGTGGGACAGCGACGGGTACGCCTTCCTCGACGAGGACTGCCCGGCGACCGTGCACCCGAGTCTGTGGCGGCAGTCGAAGTTGTGCGCGATCCAGGGGCTGTTCGAGGTCACCGACGGGATCTACCAGGTCCGCGGGCTGGATCTGTCGAATATGACGCTGGTGGAGGGTGATTCGGGGGTGATCGTGATCGATCCGCTCATCTCCGAGGAGACCGCCGCGGCCGGGCTGGCGCTGTATCGCGCGCACCGGGGTGACCGTCCGGTGACGGCGGTGATCTACACCCATTCCCACATCGACCACTTCGGCGGTGTGAAGGGGGTGACCACGGCCGAGGACGTCGCGGCGGGCAAGTGCCCGATCCTGGCTCCGGTCGGATTCGTCGAGCACGCGGTGGAGGAGAACGTCTACGCCGGAACCGCGATGGGTCGGCGCGCCGCCTACATGTACGGCGCGGCACTGCCCCGCGGTCCGCAGGGCGCGGTGGGCGCGGGGCTGGGCCAGACCACCTCGACCGGCACCCCGACGCTGATCGTCCCGACCCTGAACATCACCCACACCGGCCAGAGCGAGGTGGTCGACGGTGTGCGCATCGATTTCCAGATGACGCCGGGCACCGAGGCGCCGTCGGAGATGAACTTCCACTTCCCCGAACG
Encoded here:
- a CDS encoding DUF7144 family membrane protein, which produces MTATEHNTFDHRTGTEQKVAAGTSLAAAALLVVAGIVSIFQGISAIAKDDIYIAGPNYTYQWNTSGWGWVHLILGILVVLAAVGLFTGAVWGRILAITLLSLSILANFLWLPYYPWWSILIIALDIVVIWAIATWDPKRV
- the pstS gene encoding phosphate ABC transporter substrate-binding protein PstS — protein: MNFKKGSAIIGVLAAASVLTLSACGSDDNTTTADGGAAVSKVNVDCGGKKALKASGSSAQKNAMDRFVNAYQTNCPDNNLDYTSSGSGAGLNDFFGGQTDFAGSDSPLSKDKGEYDKAQARCGSPAWNLPTVYGPIAITFNVPGVDKLALDGPTAAKIFNGKIAKWNDPAIAAENSGVTLPDLPIHVVFRSDESGTSDNFQHYLDAASKGEWGKGAGKAFVGGVGEGAKGNEGTSAAIGRTPGSVTYNEWSFAKAQNLHMAGIITDAAGGKPVELTTDSAQKAVAGVKVKGEGNDLVLDTSSFYNPTDPGAYPIMLATYEVVCSKYSDAATATAVKAFLTSATDNGQTGLDSAGYIPIPDSFKSKLTTAINAIS